One genomic window of Gossypium hirsutum isolate 1008001.06 chromosome D11, Gossypium_hirsutum_v2.1, whole genome shotgun sequence includes the following:
- the LOC107924774 gene encoding uncharacterized protein isoform X2 has product MVNVPSLVSLSIDALKRELIHGDDLLPHVYELPLELFNSLVECLPPLALQKLQSEMPFKNYDDYGPSSDDLKMGRKRGRYGNFDTAWKALFKFRWPDLAECVKPVDWQQIYWETHVQNCLDEAAEIALLPSFSGCLGEIQILENILQYIGYVDDMSNLASDYLKLSYHCQQFGCYSRRLRLQNVLCVLESCQLLRKSNLQSLVVQWIRSSEHVAGLCKLLNQNSRTLTSLEFVHCKISSSFMDTICGSLCSSGAETHQIHHFSISSSSFHEIDPVSLAHSLASFLSSGRSLRSLKLCDNNLDRNFAKSVFSTLLDSSCSLTSFDLSENNISGWLSIFNWKSNTFLSSSGVTKSLQSLRILKLGGNNLQKDDAGNLRYVLVQMPSLEILDLSDNPIEDDGIRSLIPYFAEASKSCSPLTDLNLGSCELSSDGVILLLDVLSTLARPLNSLSLADNGLGSQVAEALGKFWGTSIQVLNLEGIGLGPSGFRKLRDIRMENLKLVKLNISKNRGGIETAKFLSKLILHAPKLVAVNAAYNLMPAESLPLICSALKTAKGHVEQVDLRGNICEYQPSHDTMLAEFQHNGKPILILPSSVALNIPYDDDP; this is encoded by the exons ATGGTGAATGTTCCCTCTTTGGTGTCTCTGAGCATTGACGCACTTAAAAGAGAACTCATTCACG GGGATGATCTTTTGCCGCATGTCTATGAACTTCCTCTGGAGTTGTTCAATTCATTAGTAGAATGTCTACCTCCTTTGGCCTTGCAGAAGCTGCAAAGtgaaat GCCATTTAAGAACTATGATGACTATGGTCCTTCTAGTGATGACTTAAAAATGGGGAGAAAACGTGGAAG ATATGGGAATTTCGATACAGCGTGGAAGGCATTGTTTAAATTTCGTTGGCCTGATCTTGCGGAGTGTGTCAAACCAGTTGATTGGCAGCAGATTTACTGGGAAACTCATGTGCAGAA TTGCCTAGATGAAGCAGCAGAGATAGCTTTGCTTCCATCATTTAGTGGATGCCTTGGTGAGATACAGATTTTAG AGAATATACTGCAATACATTGGGTATGTGGATGATATGAGTAACTTGGCTTCAGATTACTTGAAATTATCTTACCACTGCCAGCAATTTGGGTGTTATTCTAG ACGGTTGAGACTTCAAAATGTGCTCTGTGTTTTAGAATCTTGT CAACTTTTGAGGAAGTCCAACTTGCAAAGCTTGGTGGTACAGTGGATCAGATCCTCAGAACAT GTTGCTGGATTATGCAAACTTCTCAATCAGAACTCTAGAACATTAACATCACTTGAATTTGTACACTGCAAGATCTCTTCCAGCTTTATGGACACAATTTGTGGTTCCTTGTGCTCAAGTGGTGCAGAAACTCACCAAATACATCACTTCTCCATTAGCTCTTCAAGCTTTCATGAGATTGATCCAGTTTCCCTAGCTCATAGCCTTGCATCATTTCTATCATCAGGAAG GTCCTTGCGGTCATTAAAGCTATGTGACAACAACCTGGATCGGAATTTTGCCAAAAGTGTTTTTAGTACTCTACTGGATTCTTCGTGCAGTCTAACAAGCTTTGACCTTTCAGAAAACAAT ATATCTGGATGGCTTTCTATTTTCAACTGGAAATCAAATACCTTTCTGTCATCTTCTGGAGTGACCAAATCTTTGCAGTCATTACGCATCCTCAAGCTAGG GGGTAATAATCTACAGAAAGATGATGCTGGTAATCTAAGATATGTCCTGGTTCAAATGCCGAGCTTGGAGATTTTGGATCTTAGTGACAATCCAATTGAAGATGATGGCATCAG AAGTTTAATCCCTTATTTTGCTGAAGCATCTAAAAGTTGCTCTCCCTTGACGGATTTGAATCTGGGAAGTTGTGAGCTTTCCAGTGATGGAGTGATTCTACTTCTGGATGTCCTATCAACCTTAGCGAGACCATTGAATTCTCTCTCTCTTGCTGATAATGGCCTTGGCAG CCAAGTAGCAGAAGCTTTGGGAAAGTTTTGGGGTACATCTATCCAAGTACTTAATCTCGAAGGTATAGGACTGGGTCCATCAGGATTTCGTAAACTAAGGGATATAAGAATGGAGAACTTGAAGCTTGTTAAACTTAACATAAG CAAAAATCGTGGTGGGATTGAAACTGCAAAGTTTTTGTCAAAGCTCATTCTCCATGCTCCTAAACTTGTTGCAGTCAATGCAGCATATAATCTCATGCCTGCAGAATCCTTGCCGTTAATATGCTCCGCACTGAAAACTGCAAAAG GTCATGTGGAGCAAGTGGACTTGAGGGGGAATATCTGTGAGTATCAGCCCTCCCATGATACCATGCTCGCTGAATTTCAACATAACGGAAAGCCTATTTTGATTCTTCCGTCGTCGGTAGCCTTAAACATACCTTATGATGATGACCCGTAG
- the LOC107924774 gene encoding uncharacterized protein isoform X5: MGRKRGRYGNFDTAWKALFKFRWPDLAECVKPVDWQQIYWETHVQNCLDEAAEIALLPSFSGCLGEIQILENILQYIGYVDDMSNLASDYLKLSYHCQQFGCYSRRLRLQNVLCVLESCQLLRKSNLQSLVVQWIRSSEHVAGLCKLLNQNSRTLTSLEFVHCKISSSFMDTICGSLCSSGAETHQIHHFSISSSSFHEIDPVSLAHSLASFLSSGRSLRSLKLCDNNLDRNFAKSVFSTLLDSSCSLTSFDLSENNISGWLSIFNWKSNTFLSSSGVTKSLQSLRILKLGGNNLQKDDAGNLRYVLVQMPSLEILDLSDNPIEDDGIRSAKSLIPYFAEASKSCSPLTDLNLGSCELSSDGVILLLDVLSTLARPLNSLSLADNGLGSQVAEALGKFWGTSIQVLNLEGIGLGPSGFRKLRDIRMENLKLVKLNISKNRGGIETAKFLSKLILHAPKLVAVNAAYNLMPAESLPLICSALKTAKGHVEQVDLRGNICEYQPSHDTMLAEFQHNGKPILILPSSVALNIPYDDDP; the protein is encoded by the exons ATGGGGAGAAAACGTGGAAG ATATGGGAATTTCGATACAGCGTGGAAGGCATTGTTTAAATTTCGTTGGCCTGATCTTGCGGAGTGTGTCAAACCAGTTGATTGGCAGCAGATTTACTGGGAAACTCATGTGCAGAA TTGCCTAGATGAAGCAGCAGAGATAGCTTTGCTTCCATCATTTAGTGGATGCCTTGGTGAGATACAGATTTTAG AGAATATACTGCAATACATTGGGTATGTGGATGATATGAGTAACTTGGCTTCAGATTACTTGAAATTATCTTACCACTGCCAGCAATTTGGGTGTTATTCTAG ACGGTTGAGACTTCAAAATGTGCTCTGTGTTTTAGAATCTTGT CAACTTTTGAGGAAGTCCAACTTGCAAAGCTTGGTGGTACAGTGGATCAGATCCTCAGAACAT GTTGCTGGATTATGCAAACTTCTCAATCAGAACTCTAGAACATTAACATCACTTGAATTTGTACACTGCAAGATCTCTTCCAGCTTTATGGACACAATTTGTGGTTCCTTGTGCTCAAGTGGTGCAGAAACTCACCAAATACATCACTTCTCCATTAGCTCTTCAAGCTTTCATGAGATTGATCCAGTTTCCCTAGCTCATAGCCTTGCATCATTTCTATCATCAGGAAG GTCCTTGCGGTCATTAAAGCTATGTGACAACAACCTGGATCGGAATTTTGCCAAAAGTGTTTTTAGTACTCTACTGGATTCTTCGTGCAGTCTAACAAGCTTTGACCTTTCAGAAAACAAT ATATCTGGATGGCTTTCTATTTTCAACTGGAAATCAAATACCTTTCTGTCATCTTCTGGAGTGACCAAATCTTTGCAGTCATTACGCATCCTCAAGCTAGG GGGTAATAATCTACAGAAAGATGATGCTGGTAATCTAAGATATGTCCTGGTTCAAATGCCGAGCTTGGAGATTTTGGATCTTAGTGACAATCCAATTGAAGATGATGGCATCAGGTCTGCAAA AAGTTTAATCCCTTATTTTGCTGAAGCATCTAAAAGTTGCTCTCCCTTGACGGATTTGAATCTGGGAAGTTGTGAGCTTTCCAGTGATGGAGTGATTCTACTTCTGGATGTCCTATCAACCTTAGCGAGACCATTGAATTCTCTCTCTCTTGCTGATAATGGCCTTGGCAG CCAAGTAGCAGAAGCTTTGGGAAAGTTTTGGGGTACATCTATCCAAGTACTTAATCTCGAAGGTATAGGACTGGGTCCATCAGGATTTCGTAAACTAAGGGATATAAGAATGGAGAACTTGAAGCTTGTTAAACTTAACATAAG CAAAAATCGTGGTGGGATTGAAACTGCAAAGTTTTTGTCAAAGCTCATTCTCCATGCTCCTAAACTTGTTGCAGTCAATGCAGCATATAATCTCATGCCTGCAGAATCCTTGCCGTTAATATGCTCCGCACTGAAAACTGCAAAAG GTCATGTGGAGCAAGTGGACTTGAGGGGGAATATCTGTGAGTATCAGCCCTCCCATGATACCATGCTCGCTGAATTTCAACATAACGGAAAGCCTATTTTGATTCTTCCGTCGTCGGTAGCCTTAAACATACCTTATGATGATGACCCGTAG
- the LOC107924774 gene encoding uncharacterized protein isoform X4, whose product MVNVPSLVSLSIDALKRELIHGDDLLPHVYELPLELFNSLVECLPPLALQKLQSEMPFKNYDDYGPSSDDLKMGRKRGRYGNFDTAWKALFKFRWPDLAECVKPVDWQQIYWETHVQNCLDEAAEIALLPSFSGCLENILQYIGYVDDMSNLASDYLKLSYHCQQFGCYSRRLRLQNVLCVLESCQLLRKSNLQSLVVQWIRSSEHVAGLCKLLNQNSRTLTSLEFVHCKISSSFMDTICGSLCSSGAETHQIHHFSISSSSFHEIDPVSLAHSLASFLSSGRSLRSLKLCDNNLDRNFAKSVFSTLLDSSCSLTSFDLSENNISGWLSIFNWKSNTFLSSSGVTKSLQSLRILKLGGNNLQKDDAGNLRYVLVQMPSLEILDLSDNPIEDDGIRSLIPYFAEASKSCSPLTDLNLGSCELSSDGVILLLDVLSTLARPLNSLSLADNGLGSQVAEALGKFWGTSIQVLNLEGIGLGPSGFRKLRDIRMENLKLVKLNISKNRGGIETAKFLSKLILHAPKLVAVNAAYNLMPAESLPLICSALKTAKGHVEQVDLRGNICEYQPSHDTMLAEFQHNGKPILILPSSVALNIPYDDDP is encoded by the exons ATGGTGAATGTTCCCTCTTTGGTGTCTCTGAGCATTGACGCACTTAAAAGAGAACTCATTCACG GGGATGATCTTTTGCCGCATGTCTATGAACTTCCTCTGGAGTTGTTCAATTCATTAGTAGAATGTCTACCTCCTTTGGCCTTGCAGAAGCTGCAAAGtgaaat GCCATTTAAGAACTATGATGACTATGGTCCTTCTAGTGATGACTTAAAAATGGGGAGAAAACGTGGAAG ATATGGGAATTTCGATACAGCGTGGAAGGCATTGTTTAAATTTCGTTGGCCTGATCTTGCGGAGTGTGTCAAACCAGTTGATTGGCAGCAGATTTACTGGGAAACTCATGTGCAGAA TTGCCTAGATGAAGCAGCAGAGATAGCTTTGCTTCCATCATTTAGTGGATGCCTTG AGAATATACTGCAATACATTGGGTATGTGGATGATATGAGTAACTTGGCTTCAGATTACTTGAAATTATCTTACCACTGCCAGCAATTTGGGTGTTATTCTAG ACGGTTGAGACTTCAAAATGTGCTCTGTGTTTTAGAATCTTGT CAACTTTTGAGGAAGTCCAACTTGCAAAGCTTGGTGGTACAGTGGATCAGATCCTCAGAACAT GTTGCTGGATTATGCAAACTTCTCAATCAGAACTCTAGAACATTAACATCACTTGAATTTGTACACTGCAAGATCTCTTCCAGCTTTATGGACACAATTTGTGGTTCCTTGTGCTCAAGTGGTGCAGAAACTCACCAAATACATCACTTCTCCATTAGCTCTTCAAGCTTTCATGAGATTGATCCAGTTTCCCTAGCTCATAGCCTTGCATCATTTCTATCATCAGGAAG GTCCTTGCGGTCATTAAAGCTATGTGACAACAACCTGGATCGGAATTTTGCCAAAAGTGTTTTTAGTACTCTACTGGATTCTTCGTGCAGTCTAACAAGCTTTGACCTTTCAGAAAACAAT ATATCTGGATGGCTTTCTATTTTCAACTGGAAATCAAATACCTTTCTGTCATCTTCTGGAGTGACCAAATCTTTGCAGTCATTACGCATCCTCAAGCTAGG GGGTAATAATCTACAGAAAGATGATGCTGGTAATCTAAGATATGTCCTGGTTCAAATGCCGAGCTTGGAGATTTTGGATCTTAGTGACAATCCAATTGAAGATGATGGCATCAG AAGTTTAATCCCTTATTTTGCTGAAGCATCTAAAAGTTGCTCTCCCTTGACGGATTTGAATCTGGGAAGTTGTGAGCTTTCCAGTGATGGAGTGATTCTACTTCTGGATGTCCTATCAACCTTAGCGAGACCATTGAATTCTCTCTCTCTTGCTGATAATGGCCTTGGCAG CCAAGTAGCAGAAGCTTTGGGAAAGTTTTGGGGTACATCTATCCAAGTACTTAATCTCGAAGGTATAGGACTGGGTCCATCAGGATTTCGTAAACTAAGGGATATAAGAATGGAGAACTTGAAGCTTGTTAAACTTAACATAAG CAAAAATCGTGGTGGGATTGAAACTGCAAAGTTTTTGTCAAAGCTCATTCTCCATGCTCCTAAACTTGTTGCAGTCAATGCAGCATATAATCTCATGCCTGCAGAATCCTTGCCGTTAATATGCTCCGCACTGAAAACTGCAAAAG GTCATGTGGAGCAAGTGGACTTGAGGGGGAATATCTGTGAGTATCAGCCCTCCCATGATACCATGCTCGCTGAATTTCAACATAACGGAAAGCCTATTTTGATTCTTCCGTCGTCGGTAGCCTTAAACATACCTTATGATGATGACCCGTAG
- the LOC107924774 gene encoding uncharacterized protein isoform X7 has protein sequence MGISIQRGRHCLNFVGLILRSVSNQLIGSRFTGKLMCRNSCLDEAAEIALLPSFSGCLENILQYIGYVDDMSNLASDYLKLSYHCQQFGCYSRRLRLQNVLCVLESCQLLRKSNLQSLVVQWIRSSEHVAGLCKLLNQNSRTLTSLEFVHCKISSSFMDTICGSLCSSGAETHQIHHFSISSSSFHEIDPVSLAHSLASFLSSGRSLRSLKLCDNNLDRNFAKSVFSTLLDSSCSLTSFDLSENNISGWLSIFNWKSNTFLSSSGVTKSLQSLRILKLGGNNLQKDDAGNLRYVLVQMPSLEILDLSDNPIEDDGIRSAKSLIPYFAEASKSCSPLTDLNLGSCELSSDGVILLLDVLSTLARPLNSLSLADNGLGSQVAEALGKFWGTSIQVLNLEGIGLGPSGFRKLRDIRMENLKLVKLNISKNRGGIETAKFLSKLILHAPKLVAVNAAYNLMPAESLPLICSALKTAKGHVEQVDLRGNICEYQPSHDTMLAEFQHNGKPILILPSSVALNIPYDDDP, from the exons ATGGGAATTTCGATACAGCGTGGAAGGCATTGTTTAAATTTCGTTGGCCTGATCTTGCGGAGTGTGTCAAACCAGTTGATTGGCAGCAGATTTACTGGGAAACTCATGTGCAGAA ACAGTTGCCTAGATGAAGCAGCAGAGATAGCTTTGCTTCCATCATTTAGTGGATGCCTTG AGAATATACTGCAATACATTGGGTATGTGGATGATATGAGTAACTTGGCTTCAGATTACTTGAAATTATCTTACCACTGCCAGCAATTTGGGTGTTATTCTAG ACGGTTGAGACTTCAAAATGTGCTCTGTGTTTTAGAATCTTGT CAACTTTTGAGGAAGTCCAACTTGCAAAGCTTGGTGGTACAGTGGATCAGATCCTCAGAACAT GTTGCTGGATTATGCAAACTTCTCAATCAGAACTCTAGAACATTAACATCACTTGAATTTGTACACTGCAAGATCTCTTCCAGCTTTATGGACACAATTTGTGGTTCCTTGTGCTCAAGTGGTGCAGAAACTCACCAAATACATCACTTCTCCATTAGCTCTTCAAGCTTTCATGAGATTGATCCAGTTTCCCTAGCTCATAGCCTTGCATCATTTCTATCATCAGGAAG GTCCTTGCGGTCATTAAAGCTATGTGACAACAACCTGGATCGGAATTTTGCCAAAAGTGTTTTTAGTACTCTACTGGATTCTTCGTGCAGTCTAACAAGCTTTGACCTTTCAGAAAACAAT ATATCTGGATGGCTTTCTATTTTCAACTGGAAATCAAATACCTTTCTGTCATCTTCTGGAGTGACCAAATCTTTGCAGTCATTACGCATCCTCAAGCTAGG GGGTAATAATCTACAGAAAGATGATGCTGGTAATCTAAGATATGTCCTGGTTCAAATGCCGAGCTTGGAGATTTTGGATCTTAGTGACAATCCAATTGAAGATGATGGCATCAGGTCTGCAAA AAGTTTAATCCCTTATTTTGCTGAAGCATCTAAAAGTTGCTCTCCCTTGACGGATTTGAATCTGGGAAGTTGTGAGCTTTCCAGTGATGGAGTGATTCTACTTCTGGATGTCCTATCAACCTTAGCGAGACCATTGAATTCTCTCTCTCTTGCTGATAATGGCCTTGGCAG CCAAGTAGCAGAAGCTTTGGGAAAGTTTTGGGGTACATCTATCCAAGTACTTAATCTCGAAGGTATAGGACTGGGTCCATCAGGATTTCGTAAACTAAGGGATATAAGAATGGAGAACTTGAAGCTTGTTAAACTTAACATAAG CAAAAATCGTGGTGGGATTGAAACTGCAAAGTTTTTGTCAAAGCTCATTCTCCATGCTCCTAAACTTGTTGCAGTCAATGCAGCATATAATCTCATGCCTGCAGAATCCTTGCCGTTAATATGCTCCGCACTGAAAACTGCAAAAG GTCATGTGGAGCAAGTGGACTTGAGGGGGAATATCTGTGAGTATCAGCCCTCCCATGATACCATGCTCGCTGAATTTCAACATAACGGAAAGCCTATTTTGATTCTTCCGTCGTCGGTAGCCTTAAACATACCTTATGATGATGACCCGTAG
- the LOC107924774 gene encoding uncharacterized protein isoform X1, producing MVNVPSLVSLSIDALKRELIHGDDLLPHVYELPLELFNSLVECLPPLALQKLQSEMPFKNYDDYGPSSDDLKMGRKRGRYGNFDTAWKALFKFRWPDLAECVKPVDWQQIYWETHVQNCLDEAAEIALLPSFSGCLGEIQILENILQYIGYVDDMSNLASDYLKLSYHCQQFGCYSRRLRLQNVLCVLESCQLLRKSNLQSLVVQWIRSSEHVAGLCKLLNQNSRTLTSLEFVHCKISSSFMDTICGSLCSSGAETHQIHHFSISSSSFHEIDPVSLAHSLASFLSSGRSLRSLKLCDNNLDRNFAKSVFSTLLDSSCSLTSFDLSENNISGWLSIFNWKSNTFLSSSGVTKSLQSLRILKLGGNNLQKDDAGNLRYVLVQMPSLEILDLSDNPIEDDGIRSAKSLIPYFAEASKSCSPLTDLNLGSCELSSDGVILLLDVLSTLARPLNSLSLADNGLGSQVAEALGKFWGTSIQVLNLEGIGLGPSGFRKLRDIRMENLKLVKLNISKNRGGIETAKFLSKLILHAPKLVAVNAAYNLMPAESLPLICSALKTAKGHVEQVDLRGNICEYQPSHDTMLAEFQHNGKPILILPSSVALNIPYDDDP from the exons ATGGTGAATGTTCCCTCTTTGGTGTCTCTGAGCATTGACGCACTTAAAAGAGAACTCATTCACG GGGATGATCTTTTGCCGCATGTCTATGAACTTCCTCTGGAGTTGTTCAATTCATTAGTAGAATGTCTACCTCCTTTGGCCTTGCAGAAGCTGCAAAGtgaaat GCCATTTAAGAACTATGATGACTATGGTCCTTCTAGTGATGACTTAAAAATGGGGAGAAAACGTGGAAG ATATGGGAATTTCGATACAGCGTGGAAGGCATTGTTTAAATTTCGTTGGCCTGATCTTGCGGAGTGTGTCAAACCAGTTGATTGGCAGCAGATTTACTGGGAAACTCATGTGCAGAA TTGCCTAGATGAAGCAGCAGAGATAGCTTTGCTTCCATCATTTAGTGGATGCCTTGGTGAGATACAGATTTTAG AGAATATACTGCAATACATTGGGTATGTGGATGATATGAGTAACTTGGCTTCAGATTACTTGAAATTATCTTACCACTGCCAGCAATTTGGGTGTTATTCTAG ACGGTTGAGACTTCAAAATGTGCTCTGTGTTTTAGAATCTTGT CAACTTTTGAGGAAGTCCAACTTGCAAAGCTTGGTGGTACAGTGGATCAGATCCTCAGAACAT GTTGCTGGATTATGCAAACTTCTCAATCAGAACTCTAGAACATTAACATCACTTGAATTTGTACACTGCAAGATCTCTTCCAGCTTTATGGACACAATTTGTGGTTCCTTGTGCTCAAGTGGTGCAGAAACTCACCAAATACATCACTTCTCCATTAGCTCTTCAAGCTTTCATGAGATTGATCCAGTTTCCCTAGCTCATAGCCTTGCATCATTTCTATCATCAGGAAG GTCCTTGCGGTCATTAAAGCTATGTGACAACAACCTGGATCGGAATTTTGCCAAAAGTGTTTTTAGTACTCTACTGGATTCTTCGTGCAGTCTAACAAGCTTTGACCTTTCAGAAAACAAT ATATCTGGATGGCTTTCTATTTTCAACTGGAAATCAAATACCTTTCTGTCATCTTCTGGAGTGACCAAATCTTTGCAGTCATTACGCATCCTCAAGCTAGG GGGTAATAATCTACAGAAAGATGATGCTGGTAATCTAAGATATGTCCTGGTTCAAATGCCGAGCTTGGAGATTTTGGATCTTAGTGACAATCCAATTGAAGATGATGGCATCAGGTCTGCAAA AAGTTTAATCCCTTATTTTGCTGAAGCATCTAAAAGTTGCTCTCCCTTGACGGATTTGAATCTGGGAAGTTGTGAGCTTTCCAGTGATGGAGTGATTCTACTTCTGGATGTCCTATCAACCTTAGCGAGACCATTGAATTCTCTCTCTCTTGCTGATAATGGCCTTGGCAG CCAAGTAGCAGAAGCTTTGGGAAAGTTTTGGGGTACATCTATCCAAGTACTTAATCTCGAAGGTATAGGACTGGGTCCATCAGGATTTCGTAAACTAAGGGATATAAGAATGGAGAACTTGAAGCTTGTTAAACTTAACATAAG CAAAAATCGTGGTGGGATTGAAACTGCAAAGTTTTTGTCAAAGCTCATTCTCCATGCTCCTAAACTTGTTGCAGTCAATGCAGCATATAATCTCATGCCTGCAGAATCCTTGCCGTTAATATGCTCCGCACTGAAAACTGCAAAAG GTCATGTGGAGCAAGTGGACTTGAGGGGGAATATCTGTGAGTATCAGCCCTCCCATGATACCATGCTCGCTGAATTTCAACATAACGGAAAGCCTATTTTGATTCTTCCGTCGTCGGTAGCCTTAAACATACCTTATGATGATGACCCGTAG
- the LOC107924774 gene encoding uncharacterized protein isoform X3, with translation MVNVPSLVSLSIDALKRELIHGDDLLPHVYELPLELFNSLVECLPPLALQKLQSEMPFKNYDDYGPSSDDLKMGRKRGRYGNFDTAWKALFKFRWPDLAECVKPVDWQQIYWETHVQNCLDEAAEIALLPSFSGCLENILQYIGYVDDMSNLASDYLKLSYHCQQFGCYSRRLRLQNVLCVLESCQLLRKSNLQSLVVQWIRSSEHVAGLCKLLNQNSRTLTSLEFVHCKISSSFMDTICGSLCSSGAETHQIHHFSISSSSFHEIDPVSLAHSLASFLSSGRSLRSLKLCDNNLDRNFAKSVFSTLLDSSCSLTSFDLSENNISGWLSIFNWKSNTFLSSSGVTKSLQSLRILKLGGNNLQKDDAGNLRYVLVQMPSLEILDLSDNPIEDDGIRSAKSLIPYFAEASKSCSPLTDLNLGSCELSSDGVILLLDVLSTLARPLNSLSLADNGLGSQVAEALGKFWGTSIQVLNLEGIGLGPSGFRKLRDIRMENLKLVKLNISKNRGGIETAKFLSKLILHAPKLVAVNAAYNLMPAESLPLICSALKTAKGHVEQVDLRGNICEYQPSHDTMLAEFQHNGKPILILPSSVALNIPYDDDP, from the exons ATGGTGAATGTTCCCTCTTTGGTGTCTCTGAGCATTGACGCACTTAAAAGAGAACTCATTCACG GGGATGATCTTTTGCCGCATGTCTATGAACTTCCTCTGGAGTTGTTCAATTCATTAGTAGAATGTCTACCTCCTTTGGCCTTGCAGAAGCTGCAAAGtgaaat GCCATTTAAGAACTATGATGACTATGGTCCTTCTAGTGATGACTTAAAAATGGGGAGAAAACGTGGAAG ATATGGGAATTTCGATACAGCGTGGAAGGCATTGTTTAAATTTCGTTGGCCTGATCTTGCGGAGTGTGTCAAACCAGTTGATTGGCAGCAGATTTACTGGGAAACTCATGTGCAGAA TTGCCTAGATGAAGCAGCAGAGATAGCTTTGCTTCCATCATTTAGTGGATGCCTTG AGAATATACTGCAATACATTGGGTATGTGGATGATATGAGTAACTTGGCTTCAGATTACTTGAAATTATCTTACCACTGCCAGCAATTTGGGTGTTATTCTAG ACGGTTGAGACTTCAAAATGTGCTCTGTGTTTTAGAATCTTGT CAACTTTTGAGGAAGTCCAACTTGCAAAGCTTGGTGGTACAGTGGATCAGATCCTCAGAACAT GTTGCTGGATTATGCAAACTTCTCAATCAGAACTCTAGAACATTAACATCACTTGAATTTGTACACTGCAAGATCTCTTCCAGCTTTATGGACACAATTTGTGGTTCCTTGTGCTCAAGTGGTGCAGAAACTCACCAAATACATCACTTCTCCATTAGCTCTTCAAGCTTTCATGAGATTGATCCAGTTTCCCTAGCTCATAGCCTTGCATCATTTCTATCATCAGGAAG GTCCTTGCGGTCATTAAAGCTATGTGACAACAACCTGGATCGGAATTTTGCCAAAAGTGTTTTTAGTACTCTACTGGATTCTTCGTGCAGTCTAACAAGCTTTGACCTTTCAGAAAACAAT ATATCTGGATGGCTTTCTATTTTCAACTGGAAATCAAATACCTTTCTGTCATCTTCTGGAGTGACCAAATCTTTGCAGTCATTACGCATCCTCAAGCTAGG GGGTAATAATCTACAGAAAGATGATGCTGGTAATCTAAGATATGTCCTGGTTCAAATGCCGAGCTTGGAGATTTTGGATCTTAGTGACAATCCAATTGAAGATGATGGCATCAGGTCTGCAAA AAGTTTAATCCCTTATTTTGCTGAAGCATCTAAAAGTTGCTCTCCCTTGACGGATTTGAATCTGGGAAGTTGTGAGCTTTCCAGTGATGGAGTGATTCTACTTCTGGATGTCCTATCAACCTTAGCGAGACCATTGAATTCTCTCTCTCTTGCTGATAATGGCCTTGGCAG CCAAGTAGCAGAAGCTTTGGGAAAGTTTTGGGGTACATCTATCCAAGTACTTAATCTCGAAGGTATAGGACTGGGTCCATCAGGATTTCGTAAACTAAGGGATATAAGAATGGAGAACTTGAAGCTTGTTAAACTTAACATAAG CAAAAATCGTGGTGGGATTGAAACTGCAAAGTTTTTGTCAAAGCTCATTCTCCATGCTCCTAAACTTGTTGCAGTCAATGCAGCATATAATCTCATGCCTGCAGAATCCTTGCCGTTAATATGCTCCGCACTGAAAACTGCAAAAG GTCATGTGGAGCAAGTGGACTTGAGGGGGAATATCTGTGAGTATCAGCCCTCCCATGATACCATGCTCGCTGAATTTCAACATAACGGAAAGCCTATTTTGATTCTTCCGTCGTCGGTAGCCTTAAACATACCTTATGATGATGACCCGTAG